Sequence from the Platichthys flesus chromosome 2, fPlaFle2.1, whole genome shotgun sequence genome:
cagccttgcgagCTGCATGAGGCTCTCATAGCTTCGCCTTCTAGTTaaaaaaattgggcgacgcacgcaAGCACATAAGAGGCTCGGAAAGGCTCTTCCGCTTGcaggcccgtgaaaacgcagaagcatccGCCGGCTTAATTTACTTCAATAGCAGAAGACTTGAAAGATGCGTAAATCCGCCTGTCTCACTCTGATGCAGCATTTTCAGGTTGGAAATTCAGATGCAAAGATCATGACCAAATATGGTCAGTGGCCTGGTTTCAATTGGTTAAACTTCAGCTCAATACACTGGAACCAATGATcagttttcttgttttgtcttttattcaGTCACCATCAAATAGTGTTCAAGTAAAGCATTAACATTTAAggatttgtttgacattttgggaagtATAATTATTGATTTTTAGACTTATGACTACACCAACAAGCTATCATGTGTAATTGGTGAGCATTAGTTGCTTGTTATCTTTTGACAGTCAGGTGACACACTGACCTGTttgaggcggtggactagtggcagaaacttggattatgggcagaaaaggtctctggttcgactctacggagaaacaacaaaaagacgaacctggatctGCCCAAATATCctagaggattctccctaccctgtctagtgcccctgagcaaggcaccttactccccaaacatctgctccctgtgcgccgtacatggctgttcactgctttgtgtgtcctgcaccagatgggttaaaagaagaggttacatttccctacatgcctgtgtttgggacaaataaaatgtatcttaatcttttaTGACAAGCAGCGGCTGCCTGCAGTATAACATTTAAGATATTAGAGTACAGTAGTGTCTTAGTTTCGTATCTCACTCTCTGTAAATGAAATAGAatgtttcccaaaatgttgaactggTCCTTTGAGttgtatttataaataataaactatcaatatataagtatatatgcTTAGGCCCTGCAATGGCAACAGGCACAACTTGAGATGTACTGTTTTCAGGTTGTCTAATTCATGTGACCATGATATCTGTTAGTAATTAGTTATTACCAACTAATTACTAATTTAGTGCAAATATGTACTTGACCTCAAGGTCGAACTGATGaacagcattttttttcaaaggtcGTTCTGACTTGAGAATGAATGTACAAATGTGTAATGGATCAAATTAAATATCTAGAGGTGGTGATATTATACATTCAAAGGTcaacttcactgtgacatcCTTGTTGCAAATCTCCGGTCATTGTTTAACACTATCATTaacttttgtttcctcttctcaGGGAACTGTCTCGGTTCATTGCGGCCGGCCGTCTTCACTGTAAGATTGATAAAGTGAATGAGATTGTGGAAACAAATAGGTATTTGACCATTCTTCTCAATACATCCACGTCGTCGCTCAGTAACCGGTACAGAACACTGAACTTTCCTGTTCTTCTTTTCAGACCTGATAGTAAAAACTGGCAGTACCAGGAAACCATCAAGAAGGGCGACCTGCTCCTCAACAGAGTCCAGAAGCTGTCGAGAGTCATCAACATGTAAACAGAGGCCATCTTCTCTCATCACAGCAAGGAGGAGTTTTTCTTGGTATACTCAAACCTGTTGTTTGTCTGACAAAGTGACTTATTACattgtgtatataaataaaatttgttTAACTGTTTACCCtgaagttagtttttttttttctcaaaggaaAGACGCAGAGACATGATTTCATATAAATAGCagtataaattattttatttacagaaacttgttacaaaacaaatatactatacaatcttttttctttaaatattaattcTAACCTATGTTTTGTTCATGAATTACATAGCAGCCAATACAAGTCCAGCTGAATATGATTCtgataatgtatataaaaaaaaaaaaatctatacaCACTTTTACATCGTATGAATGGTGGCTTTATATTTTTCCTCCCAGACACGAGCTGTAGTCTCACTGTCACATTCCAAGTCTATGGtgctgataaaaataaaacatccttGCAAACGTTTCCATGTACAGGAAACAACGGTCAAGATGTCAGTGGAGATGGAGGGTAAACAAAACACTTGATTGAAGGTTCTCGTGTACAAATCCCAGTAAACGGGGGATTGGAGCCACACACTGAGGCAAACTGAAAACCTCAACGTCGCGTCTGGAaaactttgattaaaaacaaaaaacactcagTGTTTTGTACTGGGCAGCTGATAAGCTCAGGTTTTACCACATTTAGGGTTCTTAGGCAGATTTAAAAGCAAACTCCTAAACACTTCCAACATTCAAGTAAGGTAAAACAACCCAAAGAATACTGTCCTCAAACAGACTTGGTGAAACAAATTCAGGCACTTTTCTtaaatttgatgttttgtttaaaagctGTGATTCAAATTACTTGTTTGGCAACAATGATGTGAGCAGCTGGACTGTCCTCCTCCTTGCAGTGACGGCTGAAAGTCCCTTCAGcctttataaaaacaacacaagtgttTCAATCATGGTCTACAAAGTGTCTAGAGTACATGGAAACTAGTCAGCTGACGGGCACAGATTCAAGCCTGCAGGACATTTGAAAATCACAGGCGAACTGGGTCACAgagcaaattgttttttttcccttgttGATTCATAGGCAACGTAAAATGTCTTGTAAAAGCACATGTGATTGAGACCTTGAAAAGTGAATAAAGGTTTCCTCTGTCATACAGACACATGCTACAGTGGCGACACTTCACCGCTGTTCCTTAAAGGATCTCAGTACAGGATTCATGAGATGCTTCAGCTTCTACATATAGGCGTATTGCATTATATAGACTTGGCAGTGAACCACTTCAAATAGTCCTCCGTCTTCTCCTCTGGTTTTTCTtcctaaataaataacaactttctctttttttctattgttttaaattgtaccAAAAATTTTGCGTGTACGAAAAATGCCTGtgcaaaaatacatatttcactATTTACAATTTGTTAACAAAATATGTATTCTCAAATAGGGATACTTCAATACTTGTTTGATACAGAGGCTACGAggaaaaaataatctaaattaaGATATAAAGAAAATGGTCTCTACTTTTCCACACTATCTTGACATCAGTGGAGCTTCCATAAAAACGAGTGATGCCAAAAGTTGAAATAATATATCCTGTGAAGCCATCTCCATGAATCTCGCACCTTAAAACCAACTGGAGACCATGCGAAAATAAGAAAACATCCCAAACGTGGAATCAGGCAGGTATTGCCTCAAGACTCCGTTTTGACAAAAGGAATAGAGTATAACGCCCGCCTTTCTGTTCCACTGGGACTAATCTCTTCTCAGATCACGCTGACGTAGTTTTCGCGGCGAGGCGTCGAAACCTTTTAACATCCAGAGTTTAGGGTAGTGGTTACACAGGAGGGACAATCGTACCCACAGAAGACAAGTGATGTGCATTAAGTTTGTTCCAGTTAAGATGTACCATACCTGATTCCCTATATGGGGAAAATAAGAAAACGTTACAATTCACATCTTGCCGACAGCAGCTGTGGATGTTACACGGCTGtttgggttaaaaaaaaaaaaaaaaaagagtaggTAAGCTGGCTATGCACCATCACCGCACTTCATGAGCAAGCCTGGCCGACCTTTTTGTAATAAAGTAGTTGGCAAAGCTGGTAGCAGCTTTTGGCGAGCCTTGTGGACAACTAAGCAGTGCCTGTGGAGAAAGCAGTTATTTAGTGCTGTTCACAGTTGGGGGTAGGTCTGCTGTGGCTATCATTCTGCACAATGAAAAGATTCAGACAATTAACAGGTGTCCTCAATACCAACCTCGCTCTGTCTCTGACAAAAGGTTCAATCGATCGGGCACATCAGGCATCCTTTTCACATTTGAAAGCACAGCTGTCTTCATCACGTCTACAAAGACTCTTTGTAGTTCAGTGTAAAAAGCTCATAAGAAATCATAAAAAAAGTAACACTTGCATAATTACTCTGGGTTAATAAAAAGAATTGACCAGATCGTCCTTACAGGTTTCGTCTCAGGCTACTGCGTGTTACCCCGAGGTTACTCGACGTGTCGCCGCCAGAGAGGGTCCGACTGATGATAGTGAAACAACAAGGTGATTGTGTGTTGTTCAAGGTGTTGCAAGTAACAGtttgctgctcctcctgctcttgtTCCAAAGGCTTCTGAGATCAGGCGCTGGGGGTGTCATTAAGTTGGATATTCCAGTAGTCCAGCAGAATCTGACATGAGAAAAATACTCCTACACACTCACGCACATTCATACACATCCTAGCGGAAGAGGCcggtttgccccccccccccccgaccccagCTGCTCGGCATTGTTGACAGCTTGTTGCTCCAGCCCTTAACCTGAACCAATGAGCTTTACAGCCCCGTTCAAGAGACCCATGGCTGCTGCTGTCGTTTCTCTTATGTCCAACCAGACAGGAAGACCTCTCAGAATACTGGGACAACACTCACATggagaagggggtggggggggtggggtcgCTTGGCTCGCTCATTAGACCCCTTTTGCACCATGCTGCTATCCTAACCTTATACAGTGCAACCatgcctgacacacacacgcacacatacaaacacgcaTGGCTTTGGGAGAATTAGTAAGGACCACATGACTTCACTGGGCAGTCCAGATCATCTCCACcctgaggattgtgggaagCTGAGAGTAATGTGGGTTTGACTTTAAAAGGCCTCGTTCAGTCCAGAGCAGCGTGCCGACCGCTCCGGACTCTTCCCTGTCTGTGTGCCGGGTCCATACACTGGAGCCAGGCACCGCTGTCAGGGACGAGCCTTtggctgaggaggaaggagaaaaaaggacATGATTAAAATGCTTTTAATCAGCAAAACATAATCTAGACAAATAGAAATTGGCTGTGGTGGTGCCATTCACCACTTTATACGTCAGTGGAGTTATTCTACTGGAAAAACCTTGAACGTactcaaatgtgtttatttgccaCCACGCTcgatttgtttgatgtggtTCCCATCTTGATTAATTTGCATCAACAGGCTAGCTCCACGTAACATTTCATAGTACGTTTAAGAACTATTTCTGTGCTGCACTTGAAATTTGGACCCAAATGATTTACTCTCTTTAGCCATGACATGTCTCCTGCTACTTTAACTGAGACTTAGGGCACGATTTTTGAATCTCAGCTCAAGGGCCGGACCAAATCCACTTTTGCTAGGTTAAAGGAGGAATACAAGGTCCAGCTCCGGGTTTCTACTATAATAAACAAACCACAGTGCAATCTCTCATTCCCTTTAATATCCAGATGCATTTGAATCTTAGTATATGAATTGACTGTCTATGTAGTTGCATATCACTGACTTGAGTATGTGCTTTGAAACGTGATTTTATTATCAGGTTTTAGTAAAGTTCACCTCCGTTAATCTCTGGAGACTGATTGTCTGAATATACAGGCTGAACCAAAGTGGTGAGTGAACATATCTACAGTGCAAGCTCTAGCACAGCAccagtagtacataaaaacaatagCAGATCATTAATCGCATAGATTTGTCtgtataaaataacaaaacacaaagttccCATAGCCCAAGGCGACATCAAATTGCTTGTGTGGCATGACAGTTGAACTGCTGAACAGCCAAATGAAGCAGAAAAGCTGGAGATAATGAAAGTCTGGCACTGTTGATTGAATAATGATTTAACGATTATTGGGATTTCCCAGACAATTTGTTTTCGGTCCAACAAGGAACTGTTGTCTCATCAACACCATCACAtactgtgaaatgtgaaaaatcgtttatttcatttaaacagaTTAATCCTCCATGGAATAGAAAGTACTGCTCTGTAGTGAATTAAAACACATCCTGGATGGTGCAGGAAACTGAACGCACCTGATGTAGATGTGAGTTGTTTGGCAGCCCTGGCGTCCCTGGAATGCTCCGACCATGTTTCCCATGGATGTTGTTAATGGCAGGTGACTTGGCCACTTTGGGTCTACCAGGTCCAGGTCCCCCTCCTCCTACTCCCAGCCCTCCTCCACTATTAATGCTGCTGGAGACAGGAGAGCTTTTGCGCTTCTTGCCCTCCAGGCGCCCGTCTGAGGAGTGATGGCTGAAGCTGGTGTGGTGGTCAGATGAGGACTGGTGGTGGACAAAGGGCCCCAGGGAAAGGGTGGAGTCACTGCTGTTCATTACCACACTCATACGCTTGATGGACTCTGCCGGGCTGCCCGAGGGAGGCCCTCGTGCAGGGGGCCCCGAAGAGCCACCTACTGAACCTCCAGGAGGCTCGGCCTTGAGGCTGAGTGAGTTGGTCCGCACAGTGGGGCCACAGTTAAGCCCCACGCTGTGGACTCCGCTGTGGGAGGAGGATAATGAcgatgaggatgaagagcctAATGAACTGTGGTGGTAGGTGCTCCCTGAGCTGCTGACATTTGCACAGTTCTTcttgaaagaggaggaggcagagtagTTGgcattggaggaggaggattcgGAGGAGCAATGGGacgaagagaggagagaactgttcttccttttcttcccaGCGCTGATGCTAGTGCTGCTTATGTTACTGTTAGTTCCACTGCTGCCCCCACCAGTGGCGTTGGGGACGACAGAAgcggaggagacaggagagatcTCCTTGGGCCTGAAGGACGATGACGACTTGgtagtgctgctgctggaggagcggGACTTGAGCGCCCGGCCTGAGGCTAGGgaagaaactgaagaagaagatgaggacgAGTGGGCTGAAGGCATCTGCGGCAACGAAGACACTTGTCGGGCCTGCGTAGTGCCGTAGGCCGGGTGCTCAGCCCCACCCTGTGGGGAGCTACGGGCGTTTAAGGTGGTCCCATAGGAGAGCACAGATTTGCCCTCATATGATTGGCTATAAGGAGTCTGGGGCAAGGTGGCAGGGGGGCCCAGGAAGCCTGAGGAGGGAGTGCTACCATGGGAATTTGTGCTTGTCCTATGGGTAGGTGCAACGGAGGAGGAGTTCTCCAAGGCCAATGGGATTTTCCTGCATAGAAAAAAATTTCTTACATTAGATATTCCTGTAAACAAGTCAAAATTCTGACCACAAGAGATAAGATTAATTATTTTCTCCATCTGagtaaacatattttattagaTAAGGTATTACTCTGAAGAATCTGAGCCGAGCAGACTTACTTCCACATCTGAGAGTTCACATGCTTGTCCATCATTGTGGTAATTGCACATCGAGCTTTGTCCCATCGCCGGTCAAACGAATAGAAGCCTCTTCCACACAGTCGACTTCCAAAGGTACAGTACTGGGAAAAGAGAGGTGGCACAGATCGATTCATGAATCCTTGATAGCAGTTACtgtgacaaaaaagaaaagatgtctATGACACATATCAGCGATGGTAGGGATCTCTTACAGCTGCCGGTCGAGGGTGATAACCTGAATAATGACAGTCCAGTTTGTCAGTGTTTTCCTCCCGCTCCTCGTTCTCGCCCTCATCACTCGAGGGTCGGGAAATCCCATCGGGGGTAGTTTGGGGATGGTGTGGTGAGTCGTGGACTACCGCAGGGTCTCCGGGGGTGCCAACTCCGTGACTGCTGTTTAGTCTGATAGTAGAAGTGGGAAGATCATTTTCAACTGTGAAAAACTGAGAGATTTAACTGCTAAGATGCCAAAATTGTTACCATGTTTGTCTGATGCCACTATACACCATACAAGCATATACTAAAATACAGGAGCATGTGTGGTGTAAAACTTACCGTGGAAGACCAGGGCTGTTAAATTTGGGCTTGCAGAGTGGCAAAGGCTTAGTGGCGTCTGGGGCAGGGCCGTTGCCATGAGCCACCTGGTGCAGGTCATGGGCAGTGgcgaggtgggagggggggtgtgggtCCCTGAGAGGGGGGTTTTGCTGGGAATGAGGGGGGTGGATTTCTCTGTCCCTTGCTCTGTTCTTGTGCTCCGCCAACAATGTGTCAAAGCGCTTCCTCCGCCCTGGCACCGCCCTTCGCTGGCTTAAGGAATGTGTCTGTTGTGACATtggaaaggtcaaaggtcactatTGTTTTCAGAGTAgagggttgttttggttggaaAAATGAGGGCCTCTGTTTTGATACATGTGATGTTTATAACTTTGCTGAAAACGATCATAACCATTCTAACATCAAGGATATGACCATGTGTATTAATAATCCTGACATAACATTGACATATACCATCATTACGTCCGCTGTATAGGGGCCGGGTGGTGATGCAGTCAGTACTGCACCACAGCAGTATGCATctaaagctgatttcagacatgaacacCAGAAAATAGCATTTTCTGGAAGCTTTAGAAACACTGATCTTTAATTTTCTCTAACAAAGAGAGCACCTATAAAGAGGCTTGATGCTTACATGCTATTTGAAAAATGGGAAAATATTAGCATAGACTCCAGTATCACCATTTCTCTACGGCTCCTTATAGAAATAGTGAAGACATTCAAATTTATTAGATCCCACTTCAGGGatttgtacctttactagattTGTTTATAACAAGAAATGTAGATTACTGCCAGCTTTaggttttaaataatgaaataatgaacagTTACTTCAAGACTTCAATACACAGAAAATCGACTAGTTACCTTGCATGTTAGAGATCTTGTGCATGTTTTCCGAGCTGTTATATCCACAACGCCACAGTGGATATCTGCATTGAACTCACGTTCTGAAGGCAGAGCAGAAGAATGAAGAAGAACTGTTACTTACATTTTGTCAAATCAGGGGTTGGGTAGGTTAAGTTGTGTTATCATCCGTGCTTATACAAGATATAAACCATAATCTAAATAGAATTTATAACAGtacaaaacaacaatagtgtTTATGAAACTTCTCGCTC
This genomic interval carries:
- the LOC133961898 gene encoding ataxin-7, with product MSERAEDDVRGEQRRAARQQLKQQQLQRGEGSTAMATVAERRSLPSPEIMLGQPWSSWVDATKLHGNDGAESEESFKDFGKNREAMRLCREDMPIFGQCPAQDDFYLVMCSHCGQVVKPQAFQAHYERRHSSASKPASTSPFPVTARNRSSSGLGPGLGSGSVAGVTTGGILGRPSTAGSSLSSSSTSSSTSNPKLPKPAKEKLPGTQRRTPFPPFRMVPPDKTHLTPAVKVEKMHLRVDSSAKLVQAPPAPTTTSSSSSTSSSSTTVSSNTTTIPSSSSSSALKPGLNCPSIPKPPSLTVGQIPNGKGHLSVLSDKKQDSSSASSRRHPGKKVNEREFNADIHCGVVDITARKTCTRSLTCKTHSLSQRRAVPGRRKRFDTLLAEHKNRARDREIHPPHSQQNPPLRDPHPPSHLATAHDLHQVAHGNGPAPDATKPLPLCKPKFNSPGLPRLNSSHGVGTPGDPAVVHDSPHHPQTTPDGISRPSSDEGENEEREENTDKLDCHYSGYHPRPAAYCTFGSRLCGRGFYSFDRRWDKARCAITTMMDKHVNSQMWKKIPLALENSSSVAPTHRTSTNSHGSTPSSGFLGPPATLPQTPYSQSYEGKSVLSYGTTLNARSSPQGGAEHPAYGTTQARQVSSLPQMPSAHSSSSSSSVSSLASGRALKSRSSSSSTTKSSSSFRPKEISPVSSASVVPNATGGGSSGTNSNISSTSISAGKKRKNSSLLSSSHCSSESSSSNANYSASSSFKKNCANVSSSGSTYHHSSLGSSSSSSLSSSHSGVHSVGLNCGPTVRTNSLSLKAEPPGGSVGGSSGPPARGPPSGSPAESIKRMSVVMNSSDSTLSLGPFVHHQSSSDHHTSFSHHSSDGRLEGKKRKSSPVSSSINSGGGLGVGGGGPGPGRPKVAKSPAINNIHGKHGRSIPGTPGLPNNSHLHQPKARP